DNA from Vicinamibacterales bacterium:
AGCCGCTCAGGAGCACCGGCCGCTCCCCGTCAGGAACGACGCCAGCGCGGTGAACGAGGAACATCGATATGCGCGTGCCGTCCCCGCTCGGATACCACACCTGGGACGTCTGATACCGATCGGCGCCGGCCGCCGGCGGCGGGATACGGTCGAACGATCGGATCGCGCCGTTCGTCCAGATCCACGCCGCCGGCGGATCGACGAACGACGTGAACACGAAGCAGGCGTCGTCGCTGCCCGGCTCCGCGTCGAGCGAGACCAGCGATCCGATCCCCGGCAGCTCGATGTCGCCGACCGGGGCCCCGTCGAGCGTGAAGGTGCGCAGCGTATCGCTCGCGTCGTGGAGGTACGACGCCACGATCCGGTCGCGCGCCATGACGACGGCCGACAGGCGATCGAACGACTCCGCGACGACCTCGCGCAGCCCGCCGGGACTGTCCGGGTCGATGGCGACGATCCGTCCGAGCGGCGCTCCCTGGGTGGTGCGGAAGTAGAGCAGCCCGTTCGCTTCCTCGATGAACTGGTAGGCGGCGTCGAACCCGACGAACAGCGCTCGCGGCTTTCGGGTCTCTGACGCCGGATCCCTCACCTCGACCGCATAGACCTCCGAGTCGTCGCTGGCGCCGCGGTGTGCGGTGACGACCAGCCAGCGCCCGCTCGAGGTGACGCGCACCGACGGCACGACCTCGCGCACGGGGTGCGCGAATATCAGCGGGTCCTGCGACTGGGCGTCGCCAAGCCGATGGAAATAAAGCCGGCCGAAGTACTGCTCGTCGTCGTGGGCCACGCGGCCCGGCTCCGGAAAGCGCAGGTAATAGAAGCCTTCGCCGCCGGCGGTCCACGCGATGCTGGCGAACTTCACCCATTGCAGCACGTCCTCGCGGCCGAGTACGCGCACGATCTGCCGATCGCTGCCGTGGATCGACAACGCGTACGCCACCTGGCGGCCGTCGGGCGACACCTCGTACGCCGTCAGCGCCGTGGTCCGGTCCTCGCTCAACCGGTTCGGGTCGAGGAGCAACTGCGGCTCGGCATGTACGCTGTCCCGGACGTAGAGGATCGGCTGATCGAGCGCGCCGGGATTGTGGGTGTAGAAGTAGCGGCCGCCGCGGCCGACCAGCGACAGCGTGCGCGGGTAGTCGTAGAGCCCGCGCAGGCGCGCCGCCAGTGCGTCGCGGCGCGGTCCGTCGAGGCGCTGCCGCGTGAGCGCGTTCTGGGCGGCCGTCCACACGCCGGTCTCCGGCGACCGGTCGTCTTCGAGCCAGCGGTAGGGATCGTCGACGGTCACGCCGTGAAGCGTCTCGACGATGGCGTCGCGCCGCGCGAGCGGATACTGGTTCATGCGTGTGGGTCCGTGTTCATCCGTGGCATTATTCCAGCATGAAACACCGTCTGCTCGCGCTCGCCGCGACGGCTCTGGCCTCGTTCGTCGCCGCCCCTGCCGCGCAGCAGGGGCCGCCGCTCTTCGCGACCGGGCTGCCGAAGGACGAGTTTGCCGCCCGCCGCGCGACGCTGATGCAGCGGATCGGCGACGGCGTCGCCGTGCTGCAGGGCGCCGCCGAGACCGCGTCGTACGAGAAGTTCCGCCAGAGCAACCAGTTCTACTACCTGACCGGGGTGCCGACGCCGCGGGCGATCGCGGTCATCGACGGGCTCACGAAGCGCAGCACGCTCTACCTGCTGCCGACCAACGCGGCGATGGAGCGCTCAGAAGGACCGTTGCTCGGAGCCGGGCCGGCAGCCGAGCGGCTCACCGGCTTCGAGCACGTGGAGGACCGCGACCAGTTCGATCGAACGGTGGCGACACTGGCGGGACGGCGCATCTACACGACGGTCCGCGGTGAAACCGTCCTGATGGGGACGCCGGATCATTCGGAGCTGCACAGGCGCGCGCGCGAAGCGGATCCGTGGGATCTGCAGGGATCGCGCGAAGCCTACTTCCGTCAGAAGCTGGGGGAGAAAGCGCCGGGCGCGACGTTCGAGAACCTCGACGAGATCCTCGACGAGATGCGGATGATCAAGAGCCCGCGCGAAATCGCGCTGCTGCGCGAATCGTCGCGGATCGCCGGCCTGACGATGATGGAGGCGATGCGATCGGCCGAGCCGGGCATGCACGAGTACGAGATCGAGGCGATCGGCGACTACATCTTCAAGCAGCACAACGCGCAGGGGCCTGCCTACTTCGGCCTGGTCGCGGCCGGAAAGAACGCCGCCTGGCCGCACTATCACGCCGCGCAGTCGGCACTCACCGACGGCGACCTGGTGCTGATGGACTATGCGCCGGACTACCAGTACTACACGTCCGACGTGACGCGCATGTTCCCGGCGAACGGCAGGTTCAGCGCCGATCAACGCGAGCTCTACGGCATCTACGTCAAGCTCTATCGGGCGATCATGACGTCGATCAAGCCTGGGCCGACGCCGCCGATCTTCCAGGAGATCGTCCGGAAGATGGACGCGCTGATGGCGTCGTATCCGTTCACCCAGGAGAAATACAAGGCCGCGGCGACGCGTTTCGTTGACGGGTACCGCAAGCGCGCCACCAGCACCGCGGCGAATCCGCCGACGCTCGGCCACATGGTCGGCATGGAAGTGCACGACGTGCAGCGCGGCTTCACGCAGTACGAGCCCGGCATGGTCTTCACCATCGAACCGGCCTTGACGATTCCCGAGGATCGCGTCTACATCCGTCTCGAGGACATGCTGGTGATCACGCCGGCCGGCTACGAGAACATGTCGGCGTTCGCGCCGATCGAGATCGACGCGATCGAGAAGCTGATGGCCGAACCCGGGATGGCGCAGCTGCTGCGCAAGCCGGCCTCGACGCGGTGAGCCGGTTCTTCCCCGCGCTTCTCCTGGCGGCGCTGGCCGCCTGCAGCCATGCGCCGCAGGCGCCGGTGGAGCGCCGCTCCATCCTGCTGGTCACGATGGACACGACGCGATTCGACGCGGTCGGCAGCGGCCGCGCCGGCGACAACGGCGCGTTCAAGGCGCTCGAGGCGCGCGGCCGCCGGTTCACCCAGGCATACGCCGCCGTGCCGGAGACGCTGCCGTCGCACACGTCGATCATGACCGGCCTCTATCCCGGCGGCCACGGCGTGCATCAGAACGCCCGCTACGTGCCGGCCTCGGTGCCGCTCGTCGCCGAACAACTGCAGCGCGCCGGCTATCGCACCGCCGCGTTCGTCTCCGCGTTCGTGCTGAACCGCCGCTTCGGTCTCGCCCGCGGCTTTAACGTCTATGACGACACGATGCCGGCGGGCCGCGACGAGCGCAACGCCCTCGAGACGACCGACGCCGCAATCGCGGAGCTGGCGAGGCCCCTGGCCGCCGGTGCGCCAGCCGCGCAGCCGCGTTTCGTGTGGGTGCACTACTACGACCCGCACGCCCCCTACGATCCGCCATCCGGGTTCCGGCGCGATCCGCCCTACCTGGGCGAAGTCGACTTCATGGAACAGCAGCTTGGGCGCCTGCTGCAGGCGTTCGAGGCCGCGTCCGGGCCCGCGGCTGCCGAGATCGTGGTGGCGGATCACGGCGAGGGCCTCGGCGAACATGGCGAGGCGGAACACGGGCGTCTCCTGTATCAGGCGACGCTGCACGTGCCGCTGGTGATCGTGGGGCTTGGCGTGACGGCCGGCGAGGCCAGCGGCGTGCCGGTGAGCACGCGCCGCGTCTACGACACGATCCTCGACCTCGCCGGTGAGCCGAACGCGCGCAGCCTCCGCGCGGCGGCGGCCGAGCCCGTGCTCGGCGAGGCGATGAACCCGTTTCTCGAAAACGGCTGGCAGCCGCAGGTGATGACCGTCGCCGGTCGCTACAAGGCGATTCTGTCGGCGCGGCTCGAGACCTACGATCTCGACGCCGATCCCGCGGAAGCGCGCGATCTCGGCTCCAGCGTGTCGCTGCCGTCAGGCGCGCGCAAGGGGCTCGAGGACTATCCGATTCCGTCCCCGGACGCCGCGCATGCGCCGGCGGCGCTCGACGCGGAGGCGGCGC
Protein-coding regions in this window:
- a CDS encoding prolyl oligopeptidase family serine peptidase, whose product is MNQYPLARRDAIVETLHGVTVDDPYRWLEDDRSPETGVWTAAQNALTRQRLDGPRRDALAARLRGLYDYPRTLSLVGRGGRYFYTHNPGALDQPILYVRDSVHAEPQLLLDPNRLSEDRTTALTAYEVSPDGRQVAYALSIHGSDRQIVRVLGREDVLQWVKFASIAWTAGGEGFYYLRFPEPGRVAHDDEQYFGRLYFHRLGDAQSQDPLIFAHPVREVVPSVRVTSSGRWLVVTAHRGASDDSEVYAVEVRDPASETRKPRALFVGFDAAYQFIEEANGLLYFRTTQGAPLGRIVAIDPDSPGGLREVVAESFDRLSAVVMARDRIVASYLHDASDTLRTFTLDGAPVGDIELPGIGSLVSLDAEPGSDDACFVFTSFVDPPAAWIWTNGAIRSFDRIPPPAAGADRYQTSQVWYPSGDGTRISMFLVHRAGVVPDGERPVLLSGYGGFNISRTPAYDPGNFPFLDAGGVFALANLRGGGEYGEAWHRAGMLERKQNVFDDFIAAAGHLVAAGWTTPARIAIEGGSNGGLLVGAAMLQRPDLFGAVVCRVPVADMLRYHLFTVGRFWIPEYGSADDPGQFPYLLAYSPYHNVRSGERYPPALVMTADTDDRVAPGMARKFAARLQADAEGGPFLIRIETKAGHGAGKPIAKVIEEDADILTFVFDAIGMP
- a CDS encoding Xaa-Pro peptidase family protein, with product MKHRLLALAATALASFVAAPAAQQGPPLFATGLPKDEFAARRATLMQRIGDGVAVLQGAAETASYEKFRQSNQFYYLTGVPTPRAIAVIDGLTKRSTLYLLPTNAAMERSEGPLLGAGPAAERLTGFEHVEDRDQFDRTVATLAGRRIYTTVRGETVLMGTPDHSELHRRAREADPWDLQGSREAYFRQKLGEKAPGATFENLDEILDEMRMIKSPREIALLRESSRIAGLTMMEAMRSAEPGMHEYEIEAIGDYIFKQHNAQGPAYFGLVAAGKNAAWPHYHAAQSALTDGDLVLMDYAPDYQYYTSDVTRMFPANGRFSADQRELYGIYVKLYRAIMTSIKPGPTPPIFQEIVRKMDALMASYPFTQEKYKAAATRFVDGYRKRATSTAANPPTLGHMVGMEVHDVQRGFTQYEPGMVFTIEPALTIPEDRVYIRLEDMLVITPAGYENMSAFAPIEIDAIEKLMAEPGMAQLLRKPASTR
- a CDS encoding sulfatase-like hydrolase/transferase, encoding MSRFFPALLLAALAACSHAPQAPVERRSILLVTMDTTRFDAVGSGRAGDNGAFKALEARGRRFTQAYAAVPETLPSHTSIMTGLYPGGHGVHQNARYVPASVPLVAEQLQRAGYRTAAFVSAFVLNRRFGLARGFNVYDDTMPAGRDERNALETTDAAIAELARPLAAGAPAAQPRFVWVHYYDPHAPYDPPSGFRRDPPYLGEVDFMEQQLGRLLQAFEAASGPAAAEIVVADHGEGLGEHGEAEHGRLLYQATLHVPLVIVGLGVTAGEASGVPVSTRRVYDTILDLAGEPNARSLRAAAAEPVLGEAMNPFLENGWQPQVMTVAGRYKAILSARLETYDLDADPAEARDLGSSVSLPSGARKGLEDYPIPSPDAAHAPAALDAEAARRIAALGYVAGGAAPVVRKDAPRPADMIALFPVMDRAAALFGAGQYANAIPVLRQILAADPHNLDAVLRLATCYSSLGRDALAVETFRKAAAMAPDSQDVRTYLALHYARTKDWEQAVPLLEQVVKESPDRATAVDALGALKARQGLAAMNRGDTPAALAAFEQARQLQGSAFVHDLELGVLAMDARRFDEARAALDRALAKTPGDPMALFKRAQVSVLLKEPDSSARIAAARQKADATTRALIERERLFR